A DNA window from Elusimicrobiota bacterium contains the following coding sequences:
- a CDS encoding response regulator transcription factor: MGQVLIVEDEPVTQKILVKAFQKWGYKTLAASTLAQAQRLLGQRKDIALVILDLMLPDGDGIKLCRKIKRNPQTRLLPVVVLTSLKRFRYAIHAYRNGADLHLTKPIDLAKLKQYAKAIVHRLPYRGERPHFLTYGALTFQPDENKVFVRGRAPLHLPVRLFGLLYLLALRQGKVVPRVVLVRRLWKNSVRDKEVDVAVSRLRRHLGPKLSRLVKTVSGQGYALAHDLT; this comes from the coding sequence ATGGGACAGGTTTTAATCGTTGAGGATGAGCCGGTCACCCAGAAAATTTTAGTCAAGGCCTTCCAAAAGTGGGGTTACAAAACGTTGGCGGCTTCAACCTTGGCCCAGGCCCAGCGTTTGCTCGGGCAACGCAAGGATATCGCTCTGGTGATTCTGGATCTTATGCTTCCCGACGGCGACGGCATCAAGCTGTGCCGCAAAATCAAGCGCAACCCGCAGACCAGGCTGCTGCCGGTCGTCGTGTTGACGAGCTTAAAGCGCTTTCGCTATGCGATCCATGCTTATCGCAACGGCGCCGATCTTCATTTGACCAAGCCCATTGACTTGGCCAAGCTTAAGCAATATGCCAAGGCCATCGTCCATCGTCTTCCTTATCGCGGCGAACGGCCGCATTTTTTGACCTACGGAGCCCTGACGTTTCAGCCGGACGAGAACAAGGTGTTTGTCCGCGGCCGGGCGCCATTACATTTACCCGTCAGGCTGTTTGGCCTTCTTTACCTCTTGGCCTTGCGCCAAGGAAAAGTCGTTCCCCGGGTCGTTTTGGTGCGCCGGCTTTGGAAAAATAGCGTTCGTGATAAGGAAGTGGATGTCGCCGTGTCGCGCCTGCGCCGGCACCTGGGCCCCAAGCTTTCTAGGCTCGTTAAAACCGTCTCCGGTCAAGGCTACGCCCTGGCGCACGATTTGACATAA
- a CDS encoding response regulator, which produces MVPERFRGKGRIIVIDDDEVTLKTISFLLDVDGHEVLVAQKSKEGLNMVIEEHPNLVILDISMPEMDGWEVLEHIRNNPAGQKIPVLMLSISANLGNIAKAYDLGADGFLAKPLENLALRETVMKTMLKGMIT; this is translated from the coding sequence ATGGTTCCAGAACGGTTTCGCGGAAAAGGGAGAATTATCGTTATTGACGACGACGAGGTGACGCTTAAAACAATTTCTTTTTTGCTTGACGTGGACGGTCATGAGGTGCTGGTGGCGCAAAAATCCAAGGAAGGGTTGAATATGGTGATTGAGGAACATCCGAATCTCGTCATTTTGGATATTTCCATGCCTGAGATGGACGGCTGGGAGGTGCTCGAGCATATCAGGAACAACCCGGCCGGGCAAAAAATTCCGGTCCTGATGCTCTCCATATCCGCGAATCTGGGCAACATCGCCAAAGCCTATGATCTCGGGGCCGACGGTTTTTTGGCTAAGCCGTTGGAGAATTTGGCCCTCAGGGAAACCGTCATGAAAACCATGCTCAAAGGGATGATCACCTAA
- the udk gene encoding uridine kinase, with protein MDAAFKKKPCLVGIAGGSGSGKTTFARKIVAQCAAIGIEGQIFSLDNYYKPLGHLSLEEREAYNFDHPDAVDLPLALEHLKKLRSGAVIEQPVYDFKLHTRAQKTATLKPTPLVVVEGLYAFYFPEFLNFYDYKLFVSTGLATAVLRRIERDIAERGRSVTQAKHQVLTTVLPMYETYVKPTQKNAHFSINWDGEEIPEKATEGIVRMLRDYFQ; from the coding sequence ATGGACGCTGCATTTAAGAAGAAACCCTGCTTGGTCGGCATTGCCGGCGGCTCGGGATCGGGGAAAACCACGTTCGCCCGCAAGATCGTGGCTCAATGCGCGGCCATCGGCATCGAAGGACAAATATTTTCCCTCGATAACTATTATAAACCTCTCGGCCATTTAAGCCTCGAAGAACGGGAAGCCTATAATTTCGATCATCCCGATGCCGTGGATTTGCCTTTGGCGTTGGAGCATTTGAAAAAACTTCGCTCCGGGGCCGTGATCGAGCAGCCGGTTTATGATTTTAAACTGCACACTAGGGCTCAAAAAACAGCGACGCTCAAACCAACGCCCTTGGTTGTCGTTGAGGGTCTCTACGCTTTTTATTTTCCCGAGTTTTTAAATTTTTACGATTACAAGCTTTTCGTTTCAACCGGCCTGGCCACCGCGGTTTTGCGAAGAATCGAGCGCGACATCGCGGAGCGCGGCCGCAGCGTAACCCAGGCTAAACACCAGGTGTTGACCACGGTTCTTCCCATGTACGAGACTTATGTCAAGCCGACCCAGAAAAACGCCCATTTCTCCATCAACTGGGACGGGGAAGAAATTCCGGAGAAGGCGACCGAAGGCATCGTGCGCATGCTGCGGGATTATTTTCAGTAA